From a region of the Cloacibacillus sp. genome:
- a CDS encoding deoxyguanosinetriphosphate triphosphohydrolase, translating into MSIRERWEQIESQILSPRACLSVNSKGRERPEKPCSIRTCFQRDRDRIIHCKSFRRLKYKTQVLLLPEGDHYRTRLTHTLEVSQIARTISRALRLNEDLTEAIALGHDLGHTPFGHMGEKVLSKLAAANGLSGFHHAAQSLRVVDLLEKDGEGLNLTWEVRMGIIQHSKGQVDVRSGYDLTNPTTMEAWVVRVSDSLAYLNHDVDDAVRAGLIEVAMLPTEVREIVSVSNAKRINQMITDVVENSTDSAIKFSPEMLEYIERLRNFLYEHVYTRANAQIEDSRVEHVLSALFDDRMKKNGGSAQEAVDMISGMTDRFALHLFQKRFVPSPWPEPKI; encoded by the coding sequence ATGTCAATCCGTGAACGTTGGGAACAAATCGAATCTCAAATACTGTCGCCGCGCGCGTGCCTCTCTGTGAACAGCAAAGGGCGCGAGCGTCCTGAAAAGCCGTGCTCCATACGCACCTGCTTCCAGCGCGACCGCGACCGCATCATACACTGCAAATCTTTCCGGCGGCTCAAATACAAGACGCAGGTGCTTCTGCTGCCAGAGGGTGATCACTACAGGACGCGCCTCACTCACACGCTGGAGGTATCGCAAATAGCGCGCACCATATCGCGCGCGCTGCGCCTCAACGAAGACCTCACAGAGGCCATAGCGCTCGGCCACGACCTGGGACACACCCCGTTCGGCCACATGGGCGAAAAGGTGCTCAGCAAACTTGCCGCGGCAAACGGACTTTCCGGCTTCCATCACGCGGCGCAAAGCCTCCGCGTAGTAGACCTGCTTGAAAAAGACGGAGAAGGGCTGAACCTCACGTGGGAGGTGCGCATGGGCATCATCCAGCATTCAAAAGGGCAGGTAGACGTCCGCTCCGGCTACGACCTGACGAACCCGACCACCATGGAGGCCTGGGTGGTGCGCGTCTCCGACTCTCTCGCCTACCTGAACCACGACGTAGACGACGCGGTACGGGCCGGACTGATAGAGGTCGCCATGCTGCCGACAGAGGTTCGCGAAATAGTTTCCGTCTCGAACGCAAAACGCATAAACCAAATGATAACCGACGTCGTGGAGAACAGCACCGACAGCGCCATAAAGTTCAGTCCAGAGATGCTAGAATACATTGAGCGCCTGCGCAACTTCCTTTACGAGCATGTCTACACGCGCGCCAACGCACAGATAGAAGATTCGCGCGTCGAGCATGTGCTCTCCGCGCTCTTTGACGACAGAATGAAGAAAAACGGCGGCTCCGCGCAGGAGGCGGTGGATATGATCTCCGGCATGACCGACAGGTTCGCGCTGCACCTCTTCCAAAAAAGGTTTGTCCCCAGCCCGTGGCCCGAGCCTAAAATATAG
- the ybeY gene encoding rRNA maturation RNase YbeY: MKATIYCGEIASAAETNFCCNETIKKIEEAIGEYLSENKPLPAAAEEAEISLTFVDEAQMADMNDEYRDVAGPTDVLSFPMWENEDGNFEPPTDWSTLTLGDIIVCPEIVKKNADEIGKSEKSETILVICHGFLHLIGFDHADEDEKNRMWLAQEALVKRVEEL; the protein is encoded by the coding sequence ATGAAGGCTACCATTTACTGCGGAGAAATAGCTTCGGCTGCGGAGACAAACTTTTGCTGCAATGAGACGATAAAAAAGATCGAAGAGGCGATAGGCGAATATCTGAGCGAGAACAAGCCGCTTCCCGCGGCGGCCGAAGAGGCGGAGATATCTCTCACCTTTGTGGACGAGGCGCAGATGGCGGATATGAACGACGAATACCGCGACGTTGCGGGCCCCACCGATGTACTCTCATTTCCGATGTGGGAGAATGAGGACGGGAACTTTGAACCTCCGACAGACTGGTCGACTCTGACATTGGGAGACATCATCGTCTGCCCCGAGATCGTGAAAAAGAACGCCGACGAGATCGGCAAAAGCGAGAAGAGCGAAACGATACTCGTAATATGCCACGGCTTTCTGCATCTGATAGGCTTCGACCACGCGGACGAAGATGAAAAAAACCGTATGTGGCTGGCGCAGGAGGCTCTTGTAAAAAGAGTCGAAGAGCTTTAA
- the glyS gene encoding glycine--tRNA ligase subunit beta encodes MADLLFEIGTEEIPARFMTRTLSDLAQFACDELSAAHIPHGEVRVACTPRRLALQVKDVAARQEDAVEVARGPMKDRAYDADGKPTKAAEGFARGKGIDVSELKTREIGGAEYVVAEKRISGGATAEVLPQLLEKITGRLSFPKSMYWADKNVRFARPVRWLVALYGDMPLAVSFGSVKSGNLSRGHRFMGKAEIEIKDTGAYEKAMRDNFVIIDPEERKKMIMDGIAKIEFELGAKVTVDPELLEENVHLNEYPIPFYGSFDREFLEIPAEVLILSMAKNQRYFPVHDKDGKLMPYFIGVSNNKARDMNVVREGNERVLRARLYDAAFFWKEDQQKSLEERAQELKNVTYQEQLGSVYDKVQRIKKITLWLAEALGADVDAASLARACDLSKADLVTNMVYEFSDVQGVMGREYARRAGEPEEVALALYEQYLPRFAGDELPSRVDGALLGIGERLDTLCAIYKIGMEPSSSQDPYGLRRAVRTINELVWGMGLDIDMDEALAMAASQLDASSETLEKIKSFTASRQQVQLREKGQSHEAVALAMQTAPNRPLQMYRLSEVLTKASGEPWFGELVTAAVRVKNLLAKAENATAAVDPAKFTSEAEKNLYAELGKLTKEAKSAVENCDWEKLAATMAELAPVIAQFFSDVLVMDKDPDIRANRIALLAECQAFFMQIGDFGLLK; translated from the coding sequence ATGGCTGACCTTCTATTTGAGATCGGGACCGAAGAGATACCCGCGCGTTTTATGACGCGCACGCTCTCCGACCTCGCGCAGTTCGCCTGTGACGAGCTTTCCGCGGCGCACATCCCGCACGGCGAAGTTCGCGTCGCCTGCACCCCGCGCCGCCTTGCGCTTCAGGTAAAAGACGTGGCCGCAAGACAGGAAGACGCGGTCGAAGTGGCAAGAGGTCCGATGAAGGACCGTGCCTACGACGCAGACGGAAAGCCCACAAAGGCCGCGGAGGGCTTCGCGCGCGGCAAGGGCATCGACGTATCAGAGCTGAAGACGCGGGAGATAGGCGGCGCGGAATACGTAGTCGCTGAAAAAAGAATATCAGGCGGCGCAACCGCCGAAGTGCTTCCACAGCTTCTTGAAAAAATAACGGGACGCCTTTCGTTCCCCAAGAGCATGTACTGGGCCGATAAAAACGTCCGCTTCGCGCGCCCCGTCCGCTGGCTCGTAGCGCTCTATGGAGATATGCCGCTTGCCGTATCGTTCGGCTCTGTAAAAAGCGGAAATCTGTCGCGCGGTCATCGCTTCATGGGCAAAGCTGAGATAGAAATAAAAGATACCGGCGCATACGAAAAGGCTATGCGCGACAACTTCGTCATCATAGACCCAGAAGAGCGCAAAAAAATGATAATGGATGGCATCGCGAAAATCGAGTTTGAACTTGGCGCCAAGGTCACGGTAGACCCGGAACTCCTTGAAGAAAACGTTCACCTCAACGAATATCCGATACCCTTCTACGGCAGCTTCGACCGCGAGTTCCTTGAGATCCCGGCCGAGGTGCTCATACTCTCGATGGCGAAGAACCAGCGCTACTTCCCCGTGCACGACAAAGACGGAAAACTTATGCCCTACTTTATCGGCGTAAGCAACAACAAAGCGCGCGACATGAACGTAGTGCGCGAGGGCAACGAGCGCGTGCTGCGCGCCCGCCTCTACGACGCCGCCTTCTTCTGGAAGGAAGATCAGCAGAAATCCCTCGAAGAACGCGCGCAGGAACTAAAAAACGTCACCTATCAGGAACAGCTCGGCTCCGTCTACGACAAGGTGCAGCGCATCAAAAAAATTACTCTATGGCTTGCCGAGGCGCTTGGCGCTGATGTGGACGCGGCGTCGCTTGCTCGCGCCTGCGACCTTTCAAAAGCCGACCTCGTAACGAACATGGTCTATGAATTTTCCGACGTGCAGGGCGTAATGGGCCGCGAATACGCGCGCCGCGCCGGCGAGCCGGAAGAGGTAGCGCTTGCGCTCTACGAACAGTACCTTCCGAGGTTTGCGGGCGACGAACTTCCGTCGCGCGTGGACGGCGCTCTGCTTGGCATCGGAGAGAGGCTCGACACACTCTGCGCCATCTACAAAATAGGCATGGAGCCCTCCTCGTCGCAGGACCCGTACGGGCTTCGCCGCGCAGTGAGGACGATAAACGAACTTGTCTGGGGCATGGGGCTCGACATAGATATGGACGAAGCTCTTGCAATGGCCGCGTCGCAGCTTGACGCCTCCTCCGAGACGCTTGAAAAAATAAAGAGCTTCACGGCGTCGCGCCAGCAGGTGCAGCTCCGTGAAAAAGGCCAGAGCCATGAGGCTGTGGCGCTTGCGATGCAGACGGCGCCAAACCGCCCGCTTCAGATGTACCGCCTCTCCGAAGTGCTGACCAAGGCAAGCGGCGAACCGTGGTTCGGCGAGCTTGTCACCGCGGCGGTGCGCGTCAAAAACCTTCTTGCGAAGGCGGAAAACGCCACGGCCGCCGTCGACCCCGCGAAGTTCACCTCCGAGGCCGAAAAAAATCTTTACGCGGAGCTAGGCAAGCTGACAAAAGAGGCAAAGAGCGCCGTCGAAAACTGCGACTGGGAGAAGCTCGCCGCAACAATGGCGGAGCTTGCGCCGGTCATAGCGCAGTTCTTCAGCGACGTGCTCGTAATGGACAAAGACCCCGACATCCGCGCAAACCGTATAGCGCTGCTAGCCGAATGCCAGGCATTTTTTATGCAAATCGGTGATTTTGGTTTATTGAAATAA
- a CDS encoding cytidine deaminase, whose product MNAERELCEAEIKKLAAAAERARAAAYAPYSGFSVGAALLFEGGETVSGCNVENASYGLSLCAERNAMAAAVARGHRRPIAAAIAGPNDAFCPPCGACRQFLSEFNPDMKIILKGPKGPEIYSLKELLPLSFSLDRE is encoded by the coding sequence ATGAACGCGGAACGCGAACTGTGCGAAGCTGAGATAAAAAAGCTGGCCGCGGCGGCCGAGAGGGCGCGAGCCGCGGCCTACGCGCCGTACTCCGGTTTTTCCGTCGGAGCCGCGCTGCTTTTTGAAGGCGGCGAAACGGTTTCGGGCTGCAACGTCGAAAACGCAAGCTATGGACTTTCCCTGTGCGCGGAAAGAAACGCTATGGCGGCAGCCGTGGCGCGCGGCCACAGGCGCCCGATAGCGGCCGCGATAGCCGGGCCGAACGACGCCTTCTGCCCGCCGTGCGGAGCGTGCAGACAGTTTCTTTCGGAGTTCAATCCCGATATGAAAATCATCTTAAAAGGGCCGAAGGGGCCGGAGATATATTCCCTAAAGGAATTGCTCCCGCTATCCTTCTCGCTGGACAGGGAGTGA
- a CDS encoding type II secretion system protein, with product MKAMRKKAFTLVELLIAIIIIGVLAGLMMISAGGATDKANVTRCVADRRSIKSALNIYRAEHGGYEGFSDKLKDMFDNYNGAGVETDKIKGICPIDGIYTITSEDQKVIITCSLHSDSADSAKYYTDEEIKNMFGRLHETYTYKDRYKQPTSTNNRGEPGSLDSNGAAKAGLLIEDLTKRFPELDISAYSWRLIVNEGGNYDFYLTKDKFTNETAVGTPIKATKYSFDAGGNCSSSEEINTTVEEKEVNGNTPIKVIKKP from the coding sequence ATGAAGGCTATGCGAAAAAAGGCGTTCACACTGGTGGAGCTGCTGATAGCAATAATCATTATAGGCGTACTTGCCGGTTTAATGATGATATCTGCGGGCGGCGCGACCGACAAGGCAAACGTGACCAGATGCGTTGCCGACAGAAGATCAATAAAATCGGCGCTTAACATCTACAGAGCGGAACACGGCGGCTATGAAGGCTTTAGCGATAAACTGAAGGATATGTTCGATAATTATAACGGGGCCGGCGTGGAGACGGATAAAATCAAAGGGATATGCCCCATTGATGGAATATATACTATAACAAGCGAAGACCAAAAAGTTATAATAACCTGCAGCCTCCACTCAGATTCAGCAGACAGCGCGAAATATTATACGGACGAAGAAATCAAGAACATGTTTGGAAGACTGCATGAGACTTACACATATAAAGATCGCTATAAACAACCCACAAGTACGAATAATAGAGGAGAACCAGGTTCTTTAGATTCCAATGGCGCGGCAAAGGCTGGTCTGTTGATTGAAGACTTAACAAAGCGCTTCCCTGAGTTGGACATAAGCGCATATTCGTGGCGTCTGATTGTTAATGAGGGTGGTAATTATGACTTCTACCTCACGAAAGATAAATTCACTAATGAGACCGCGGTCGGCACCCCTATAAAAGCAACTAAATACTCATTTGATGCCGGTGGCAACTGCTCGTCTTCAGAAGAGATAAATACAACTGTGGAGGAAAAAGAAGTGAACGGGAATACTCCAATCAAAGTAATAAAGAAGCCTTAG
- the recO gene encoding DNA repair protein RecO: MTPERLPQGYYKKTGTVLLRRDASREGQSLLIFMREFGARWVGAPAASSKNRFGGGTEPLVWGEFSLYQSPTKLYLQSVEVKEDFLCLRTDAAALLCALRLYKLTAKETPVDCENDALLRMLWSALVQLKEKAPAHITEFRYTWKLMNLFGIAPSLDLCSDCGRLFSEGAVFTGEGLLCPSCARGGSPVTQQELAELRLAVALSHENFILWARGQCEKNLFINNLKKLSPFFRNMR; this comes from the coding sequence TTGACGCCCGAGCGTCTTCCGCAGGGATATTATAAAAAAACAGGAACGGTACTGCTCAGAAGGGATGCCTCCCGTGAGGGGCAGTCCCTTCTTATTTTTATGAGGGAATTTGGCGCAAGGTGGGTCGGCGCGCCGGCGGCCTCGTCGAAGAACCGCTTCGGAGGCGGCACGGAGCCGCTCGTCTGGGGCGAGTTCTCGCTCTACCAAAGCCCGACAAAATTATATTTGCAGAGCGTCGAGGTAAAAGAAGATTTTCTCTGTCTGCGCACCGACGCTGCGGCGCTGCTGTGCGCGCTGCGGCTTTACAAGCTGACGGCGAAGGAGACGCCCGTCGACTGCGAAAACGACGCGCTGCTGCGAATGCTCTGGAGCGCGCTCGTTCAGCTAAAAGAAAAGGCGCCCGCTCACATCACGGAATTTAGATACACATGGAAGCTGATGAATCTGTTCGGAATCGCGCCGTCGCTTGACCTCTGCTCCGACTGCGGCAGGCTCTTTTCGGAAGGCGCCGTATTTACGGGCGAAGGGCTGCTCTGCCCCTCCTGCGCGCGCGGCGGCTCCCCTGTAACGCAGCAGGAGCTGGCGGAACTGCGCTTGGCCGTTGCGCTGTCGCATGAAAATTTCATACTCTGGGCGCGCGGACAGTGTGAAAAAAATCTCTTTATCAATAATTTAAAAAAATTGTCGCCATTTTTTAGAAATATGCGCTAA
- the era gene encoding GTPase Era: protein MSEEKKFRSGFAALLGRPNVGKSSIINALIKEKVAAVSPKPQTTRNAVRCIYTNADEQIVFVDTPGIHVPRHALGEFMMKEAEEALGQVDVVCYAVEAQDREVSEQDKLILEVLAHSPVPVVLAVNKIDKLANADDYKKAAALYEEFITPAAVVPVSANNRRGLDELAAAIAEHLPEQPAIYPEDQLADTTERFLASEVIREKIFRHTDDEVPHSVAVIIDEFKSPDEFPEMKVCEIRATIVVDKPGQKGIIIGKNGEKLKQIGSEARRELEEKFGHKVYLQMWVKVKPGWRKSPQELRWLGYNN from the coding sequence ATGAGCGAAGAAAAGAAATTCAGAAGCGGCTTTGCCGCTCTTCTGGGACGTCCGAACGTCGGCAAATCGTCGATAATAAACGCGCTTATCAAGGAAAAGGTGGCGGCGGTCTCGCCCAAACCTCAGACTACGCGCAACGCCGTGCGCTGCATCTACACCAACGCCGACGAACAAATAGTATTTGTCGACACGCCGGGCATACACGTGCCGAGGCACGCGCTTGGCGAGTTCATGATGAAAGAGGCCGAAGAGGCGCTAGGGCAGGTCGACGTAGTCTGTTACGCGGTCGAAGCCCAGGATCGCGAGGTGAGCGAACAGGACAAGCTGATACTGGAAGTCCTCGCGCACTCGCCGGTGCCTGTGGTGCTCGCCGTCAATAAAATAGACAAGCTGGCAAACGCCGACGACTACAAAAAGGCGGCCGCCCTATACGAAGAGTTCATCACGCCTGCCGCCGTCGTACCGGTATCTGCGAACAACAGGCGCGGCCTTGACGAGCTTGCGGCGGCCATAGCGGAACATCTTCCAGAGCAGCCCGCCATCTACCCGGAGGATCAGCTCGCCGACACGACGGAGCGCTTTCTCGCCTCCGAAGTGATACGCGAAAAGATATTCCGTCACACGGACGACGAAGTTCCGCACAGCGTAGCCGTCATAATCGACGAATTTAAAAGCCCCGACGAGTTCCCCGAGATGAAGGTCTGCGAGATACGCGCGACGATAGTCGTCGACAAGCCGGGACAAAAGGGCATAATCATCGGCAAGAACGGTGAGAAGCTCAAACAGATAGGCAGCGAGGCGAGGCGCGAGCTTGAAGAAAAATTCGGGCACAAGGTCTATCTCCAGATGTGGGTCAAGGTGAAGCCGGGGTGGAGGAAGTCTCCTCAGGAACTGCGCTGGCTGGGGTACAATAATTGA
- the glyQ gene encoding glycine--tRNA ligase subunit alpha, which translates to MNFQEIIMRLEHFWASQGCVVQQPYDMEKGAGTMNPATTLRVLGPEPWRIAYVEPSRRPTDGRYGENPNRLQHYYQYQVIIQPAPENIQELYIESLRELGINPDEHDIRFVEDDWENPTTGAWGLGWEVWLDGMEVTQFTYFQQMGSIDMELVPSELTYGIERIAMFVQKVDNVYDLEWVGNVTYGDVHHKGEVEHSTYNFEIADTDMLFDLFNRYEAESKRVLESGLVLPAYDYVLKCSHSFNLLDARNAISVTERTGYIGRVRALASACCQAYVRQREEMGHPLLGKFDKFEKGGVR; encoded by the coding sequence GTGAATTTTCAGGAAATCATTATGCGCCTTGAACATTTTTGGGCTTCGCAGGGATGCGTCGTTCAGCAGCCATACGACATGGAAAAGGGAGCCGGTACCATGAACCCGGCGACGACCCTTCGGGTGCTCGGCCCCGAGCCGTGGCGCATCGCCTATGTCGAGCCCTCAAGAAGGCCGACAGACGGCAGGTACGGCGAAAATCCGAACAGACTCCAGCATTATTACCAGTATCAGGTGATCATCCAGCCGGCTCCTGAAAACATACAGGAGCTGTACATAGAAAGCCTCCGGGAACTTGGCATCAACCCCGATGAGCATGACATCAGATTCGTTGAGGATGACTGGGAAAATCCCACCACGGGCGCGTGGGGGCTTGGCTGGGAGGTTTGGCTCGACGGCATGGAAGTGACGCAGTTCACCTACTTCCAGCAGATGGGCTCCATAGACATGGAGCTGGTCCCCTCTGAGCTGACCTACGGCATAGAACGCATAGCGATGTTCGTGCAGAAGGTGGACAACGTCTACGACCTCGAATGGGTCGGAAACGTCACCTACGGCGACGTGCATCACAAGGGCGAAGTGGAGCACTCCACCTACAACTTTGAAATAGCGGACACCGACATGCTCTTTGACCTCTTCAACCGCTACGAGGCGGAGTCAAAACGCGTCCTCGAATCAGGGCTCGTGCTGCCCGCCTACGATTACGTCCTGAAATGCTCGCATTCCTTCAACCTGCTTGACGCAAGAAACGCGATAAGCGTCACGGAGCGCACCGGCTACATAGGCCGCGTCAGAGCGCTCGCCTCCGCCTGCTGCCAGGCCTACGTGCGCCAGCGCGAAGAGATGGGACATCCGCTGTTGGGAAAATTTGACAAATTTGAAAAAGGAGGCGTTCGCTGA
- the ppdK gene encoding pyruvate, phosphate dikinase, translated as MAESKKYIYDFSEGSAEMRTLLGGKGANLAQMWKIGLPVPPGFIITTEACHKYWEEKDFIAGIWADVEAALARVEKLAGKKFGATEDPLLVSVRSGAPVSMPGMMDTILNLGLNDQTVEALAKSSGDERFAYDSYRRFIQMFSDVVLEVGLEKFENRLQAAKQHAGVAEDYQIPAEELKSLVADYKEIVKAAGCEFPNDPMTQLRLAIDAVFRSWNTPRAITYRKINNIPADYGTAVNIVTMVYGNLGDDCGTGVCFSRSPSTGENKLFGEYLINAQGEDVVAGIRTPVPIASLEKAMPEVYKEFHRIAKLLENHYRDAQDIEFTVEKGKLYILQTRNGKRTAAAAVTIAMDMLHEGLIDEATAVSRVAPEQVEQLLHPQLDPKAKRTVLVKGLPASPGAAVGRVVFDADEAAERGGKGEAVILVRPETTPDDIHGLFAAQGVLTSHGGMTSHAAVVARGLGKPCVSGAESVKIDLAAETFSVGGKTIKKDEFLTLDGSTGEVIEGKMELMEPQFDDNFRSLLDSADKIATMEVWANADTPTDAKRARAFGAKGIGLCRTEHMFMQADRLPVMEKMVVADTTEERVKQLDELEKMQEEDFLGIFEAMDGLPVTVRLLDPPLHEFLPKIPELQKALEGLDVESPEAKKILATMARARDLHEQNPMLGFRGCRLGVIYPEIYEMQARAIFNAACQLTKKGVKVIPDIMIPLVGSREEMKRMRELVDRIGAEIIKTSGVELEYKVGTMIELPRAAMVADQLAEYAEFFSCGTNDLTQTTFGFSRDDAEGKFLAQYVEDGVLPVNPFAQLDRDGVGALMKIAVEKGRAVRPDIQLGICGEHGGNPSSIAFCHSLGLTYVSCSPFRVPVARLSAALSAIGALK; from the coding sequence ATGGCTGAATCAAAAAAGTATATCTATGACTTTTCCGAAGGCAGCGCCGAGATGCGCACGCTTTTGGGCGGCAAGGGTGCGAACCTTGCTCAGATGTGGAAGATAGGGCTGCCGGTGCCTCCGGGCTTTATCATCACTACGGAGGCCTGTCACAAATATTGGGAAGAAAAAGATTTTATAGCCGGTATCTGGGCCGACGTAGAGGCTGCTCTCGCCCGCGTTGAAAAGCTAGCCGGCAAAAAATTCGGCGCCACGGAAGACCCGCTGCTCGTCTCCGTCCGCTCCGGCGCGCCAGTGTCCATGCCCGGCATGATGGACACCATACTCAACCTCGGTCTCAACGACCAGACGGTGGAAGCGCTCGCGAAATCCTCGGGCGACGAAAGATTTGCCTACGACAGCTATCGCAGGTTCATTCAGATGTTCTCCGACGTAGTGCTCGAAGTGGGCCTTGAAAAATTTGAAAACAGACTTCAGGCCGCCAAGCAACACGCGGGCGTCGCCGAAGACTATCAGATACCGGCGGAAGAGCTGAAAAGCCTCGTCGCCGACTACAAAGAAATAGTAAAGGCCGCCGGCTGCGAATTCCCCAACGACCCGATGACGCAGCTTCGCCTCGCCATCGACGCGGTCTTCCGCAGCTGGAACACGCCGCGCGCCATCACCTACCGCAAAATAAACAACATCCCCGCCGACTACGGCACCGCGGTAAACATTGTGACGATGGTCTACGGAAACTTAGGCGACGACTGCGGCACAGGCGTCTGCTTCTCAAGAAGCCCCTCCACCGGCGAAAACAAGCTCTTTGGCGAATACCTCATCAACGCCCAGGGCGAAGACGTCGTGGCCGGAATACGCACGCCGGTTCCGATAGCGTCGCTCGAAAAGGCGATGCCCGAAGTCTACAAAGAATTCCACCGCATCGCGAAGCTGCTTGAAAACCATTACCGCGACGCGCAGGACATCGAATTTACAGTTGAAAAGGGCAAACTCTACATACTTCAGACGCGCAACGGCAAACGCACCGCGGCCGCGGCCGTCACTATCGCCATGGACATGCTTCACGAAGGCCTCATCGACGAAGCCACGGCGGTATCGCGCGTAGCGCCAGAGCAGGTCGAACAGCTGCTTCACCCGCAGCTCGACCCGAAGGCGAAGCGCACCGTACTTGTGAAGGGCCTCCCCGCCTCTCCGGGCGCCGCGGTAGGACGCGTTGTATTTGACGCGGACGAAGCGGCCGAACGCGGCGGAAAGGGCGAAGCGGTCATACTTGTGCGCCCCGAAACAACGCCGGACGACATTCACGGCCTCTTTGCCGCTCAGGGCGTTCTCACCAGCCACGGCGGAATGACGAGCCACGCGGCGGTCGTCGCGCGCGGCCTTGGCAAACCGTGCGTATCCGGCGCGGAGAGCGTAAAGATAGACCTCGCCGCGGAAACCTTCTCCGTAGGCGGCAAGACCATCAAAAAAGACGAATTCCTGACGCTCGACGGAAGCACCGGCGAAGTGATAGAGGGCAAAATGGAGCTGATGGAGCCACAGTTTGACGACAACTTCCGTTCGCTGCTCGACTCGGCCGACAAAATCGCAACAATGGAAGTCTGGGCCAACGCCGACACCCCGACCGACGCAAAGAGGGCGCGCGCCTTCGGAGCGAAAGGCATCGGCCTCTGCCGCACGGAACACATGTTCATGCAGGCCGACCGCCTTCCCGTAATGGAAAAAATGGTAGTAGCAGACACGACCGAAGAACGCGTAAAACAGCTCGACGAACTCGAAAAGATGCAGGAAGAGGACTTCCTCGGCATATTTGAGGCGATGGACGGGCTGCCCGTGACGGTGCGTCTCCTTGACCCGCCGCTCCACGAGTTCCTCCCGAAGATCCCCGAACTCCAGAAGGCGCTTGAAGGACTCGATGTCGAAAGCCCCGAAGCCAAAAAGATACTGGCGACGATGGCTCGCGCGCGCGACCTGCACGAGCAGAACCCGATGCTCGGCTTCCGCGGCTGCCGTCTTGGCGTAATCTATCCCGAAATATACGAGATGCAGGCCCGCGCCATCTTCAACGCGGCGTGCCAGCTGACGAAGAAGGGCGTTAAAGTAATTCCCGACATCATGATCCCTCTCGTAGGCTCACGCGAAGAAATGAAGCGTATGCGCGAACTCGTTGACCGCATAGGCGCCGAAATCATCAAGACAAGCGGCGTAGAGCTCGAATATAAAGTCGGCACGATGATCGAGCTGCCGCGCGCCGCTATGGTGGCCGACCAGCTCGCTGAATACGCCGAATTCTTCAGCTGCGGCACAAACGACCTGACGCAGACCACATTCGGTTTCTCACGCGACGACGCCGAAGGCAAGTTCCTCGCGCAGTACGTTGAAGACGGAGTGCTCCCCGTCAACCCGTTCGCACAGCTCGACCGCGACGGAGTAGGCGCGCTGATGAAGATAGCCGTTGAAAAGGGCCGCGCCGTGCGTCCCGACATACAGCTCGGCATCTGCGGCGAACACGGCGGCAACCCGTCCAGCATCGCCTTCTGCCATTCGCTCGGCCTCACCTACGTGAGCTGCTCGCCGTTCCGCGTTCCAGTGGCGAGGCTCTCGGCCGCTCTGTCTGCAATAGGCGCGCTGAAGTAA